A single region of the Hyphomicrobiales bacterium genome encodes:
- the metXA gene encoding Homoserine O-acetyltransferase, whose amino-acid sequence MLVSADTAPVPASQVDEPDSLVARFGLDKPLVLDSGATLAPWQIAYQSYGTLNADRSNAILICHALTGDQHVANRNPITGKSGWWETIVGPGLPIDTDRFFVLCSNVVGSCLGTTGPASLNTATGEPWGLSFPLVTIRDMVRAQAMLLDHLGIAQLFAVVGGSMGGMQVLQWAASYPERVFAAMPIATGPIHSAQNIAFHEVGRQAIMADPDWRGGHYLQAGVRPAKGLAVARMGAHITYLSEAALHRKFGRRLQDRDAPTFSFDADFQVESYLRYQGESFVERFDANSYLYITRAMDYFDLAADHGGALANAFRGTKTRFCVASFSSDWLFPTPNSRAIVHALNAAAASVSFVEIESDKGHDAFLLDEPVFFATMRGFLDSAARTRGL is encoded by the coding sequence ATGTTGGTTAGTGCTGACACTGCCCCAGTTCCCGCTTCGCAGGTCGATGAACCGGACAGCCTTGTCGCGCGTTTCGGCCTCGACAAGCCATTGGTTCTCGACAGCGGCGCCACTCTCGCGCCCTGGCAGATCGCCTATCAGTCTTACGGCACGTTGAATGCCGACCGCTCGAACGCCATCCTCATCTGCCACGCGTTGACAGGCGACCAGCATGTGGCGAACCGCAACCCCATCACCGGCAAGTCCGGCTGGTGGGAGACTATCGTCGGCCCAGGCCTTCCCATCGACACGGACCGGTTCTTCGTCCTGTGTTCGAATGTCGTCGGGAGCTGTCTCGGCACAACCGGGCCGGCGTCGCTCAACACGGCGACGGGCGAGCCCTGGGGGCTCAGCTTCCCGCTGGTGACGATCCGCGACATGGTGCGCGCGCAGGCCATGCTGCTCGACCATCTCGGCATCGCGCAGCTCTTCGCCGTCGTCGGCGGATCGATGGGCGGCATGCAGGTGCTGCAATGGGCCGCGAGCTATCCGGAGCGCGTCTTCGCGGCCATGCCGATCGCCACCGGGCCCATTCATTCCGCGCAGAACATCGCCTTCCATGAGGTCGGGCGCCAAGCCATCATGGCGGATCCCGACTGGCGCGGCGGTCATTATCTGCAGGCGGGCGTGCGCCCCGCCAAGGGCCTCGCCGTGGCGCGCATGGGCGCGCATATCACCTATCTCTCGGAGGCCGCGCTCCACCGCAAGTTCGGGCGCCGGCTGCAGGATCGCGATGCGCCGACCTTTTCCTTCGATGCCGATTTCCAGGTCGAGAGCTACCTGCGCTATCAGGGCGAGAGCTTCGTGGAACGCTTCGACGCCAACAGCTATCTCTATATCACGCGGGCAATGGACTATTTCGACCTGGCCGCCGATCACGGGGGTGCGCTGGCGAACGCCTTCCGCGGCACGAAAACCCGCTTCTGCGTGGCATCGTTCTCGTCGGACTGGCTGTTCCCGACCCCGAACTCGCGCGCGATCGTGCATGCGCTCAATGCGGCCGCCGCCTCGGTGAGTTTCGTCGAGATCGAGAGCGACAAGGGCCACGATGCCTTCCTGCTCGATGAACCCGTCTTCTTCGCCACCATGCGTGGCTTCCTCGATTCCGCCGCGCGCACCCGCGGGCTTTAA
- a CDS encoding Methionine biosynthesis protein MetW, translated as MAIEDPSTTQRVDLLLMAEMVDRGARVLDVGCGDGMLLSLLAERRGVDGRGIELSREGVNQCVARGLSVVQGDADTDLFAYPDDAFDYVILSQTIQATRRPRAVLEHMLRIGRRAIVSFPNFGHWRVRADLVLSGRMPVTDNLPETWYDTPNIHFCTIRDFVALCKELNAHTERALALNSSGQPVRFNMPWWVWNLFGEQAVFLLRRG; from the coding sequence TTGGCGATTGAAGATCCCTCCACGACGCAACGCGTCGATCTGCTGCTGATGGCCGAGATGGTCGATCGCGGTGCACGCGTGCTCGATGTCGGCTGTGGCGACGGCATGCTGTTGTCCTTGCTTGCTGAACGGCGCGGGGTGGACGGCCGGGGCATCGAGCTGTCCCGCGAGGGCGTCAACCAATGCGTGGCGCGCGGGTTGTCGGTCGTCCAGGGCGACGCGGATACCGATCTGTTCGCTTATCCGGACGATGCTTTCGATTATGTCATCCTGTCCCAGACCATCCAGGCGACGCGCCGGCCACGCGCGGTGCTGGAGCACATGCTGCGCATCGGCCGCCGGGCGATCGTCTCCTTCCCGAATTTCGGCCACTGGCGCGTGCGCGCCGACCTCGTCCTGTCCGGGCGGATGCCGGTGACGGACAACCTGCCCGAGACCTGGTACGACACGCCGAACATCCATTTCTGCACGATCCGCGACTTCGTCGCGCTCTGCAAAGAGCTCAACGCCCATACGGAGCGCGCCCTGGCGCTGAACTCCAGCGGCCAGCCGGTGCGTTTCAACATGCCGTGGTGGGTGTGGAACCTGTTCGGCGAACAGGCGGTGTTCTTGCTGCGGCGAGGCTGA
- the xerD gene encoding Tyrosine recombinase XerD: MPMAAEARGEMTDAANRRPPLASGLAERFLEMLAAERGAARNTLQAYERDLGDYLGFLARAGLTPTGCAQPDIRAFLAEIHARGLKASSAARRLSVVRQFHKFLYLEGLRADDPTVTIDGPKIGRPLPKVLSVDEVDRLLATAREGIDDVKRPLVERRRAARLTCLLELLYATGLRVSELVSLPRSAAKTRERFLLVRGKGDKERLVPLTEASQKAAAAHLDLIATDKEVARQKRWLFPADSAEGHLTRQAFARDLKDLGIAAGIAPDRLSPHVLRHAFASHLLQNGADLRVVQELLGHADIATTQIYTHVLDARLTAMVRDLHPLAQD; this comes from the coding sequence ATGCCGATGGCGGCCGAGGCGCGAGGTGAGATGACCGATGCGGCGAACAGGCGCCCCCCACTTGCGAGCGGCCTCGCGGAACGCTTCCTTGAGATGCTCGCGGCCGAGCGGGGGGCGGCCCGCAACACCCTCCAGGCCTATGAGCGCGACCTTGGCGACTATCTCGGCTTTCTCGCACGAGCGGGCCTGACGCCCACGGGCTGCGCCCAGCCCGACATCCGTGCCTTTCTCGCCGAAATCCACGCACGCGGGCTCAAGGCCTCGTCAGCGGCGCGGCGCCTTTCCGTCGTGCGGCAGTTCCACAAATTCCTCTATCTGGAGGGCCTGCGCGCTGACGACCCGACCGTCACCATCGACGGGCCGAAGATCGGCCGGCCGCTGCCCAAGGTGCTCAGCGTGGACGAGGTGGACCGGCTGCTCGCCACAGCGCGCGAGGGCATCGACGATGTGAAGAGACCGCTGGTCGAGCGGCGCCGCGCCGCGCGCCTCACCTGCCTTCTTGAGCTCCTCTATGCGACGGGCTTGCGCGTATCCGAGCTCGTCTCGCTGCCGCGCAGCGCCGCCAAGACCCGCGAGCGCTTCCTGCTCGTACGCGGCAAGGGCGACAAGGAACGCCTCGTTCCGTTGACCGAGGCCTCGCAGAAGGCGGCCGCCGCGCATCTGGACCTCATTGCCACCGACAAGGAGGTCGCCCGGCAGAAGCGCTGGCTGTTTCCCGCCGACAGCGCCGAGGGCCACCTGACGCGCCAGGCTTTCGCGCGCGACCTCAAGGATCTCGGCATCGCCGCCGGCATCGCGCCGGATCGCCTGAGCCCGCATGTGCTTCGCCACGCCTTCGCCAGCCATCTCCTGCAGAATGGCGCCGACCTGCGCGTGGTGCAGGAACTGCTCGGCCATGCCGACATCGCGACGACGCAGATTTACACCCACGTCCTCGATGCTCGTCTCACAGCGATGGTGCGCGACCTGCATCCCCTGGCTCAGGACTGA
- a CDS encoding hypothetical protein (Evidence 5 : Unknown function), whose translation MPTVFRFLMIIGILAGLTYAGLYALATMVEPKPRTVTVTVPASKFEK comes from the coding sequence GTGCCGACCGTCTTCCGCTTCCTCATGATCATCGGGATCCTCGCTGGCCTTACCTATGCCGGCCTCTACGCACTCGCAACGATGGTCGAGCCCAAGCCTCGCACCGTGACCGTAACGGTTCCGGCGTCCAAATTCGAGAAGTGA
- the aroK gene encoding Shikimate kinase: MDESRNIGVTDPEIEALQRALNGRSLVLIGMMGAGKSTVGRRLATRLNLNFVDADHEIERAAGMTIPEIFASQGEAQFRDGERRVVGRLLSEGPQVLATGGGAYMNAETRAHIAEAGISVWLKADFDVLFRRVRKRPGRPLLHTPDPEGTLRRLIDERYPTYAGADITVISRDAPHEAIVEEIVEALRQYLSLPKLDLLSHPKLDLDR, translated from the coding sequence ATGGACGAGTCGCGCAACATCGGGGTAACCGACCCTGAGATCGAAGCCCTGCAGCGGGCGCTCAACGGGAGGTCGCTGGTCCTCATCGGCATGATGGGGGCTGGCAAGAGCACGGTGGGGCGCAGGCTCGCCACGCGGCTCAATCTCAATTTCGTGGATGCCGACCACGAGATCGAGCGCGCCGCGGGCATGACTATTCCTGAGATTTTCGCGAGCCAGGGCGAAGCACAATTTCGTGATGGCGAGCGCCGCGTCGTCGGCCGCCTGCTGAGCGAGGGGCCCCAGGTCCTGGCCACGGGGGGCGGCGCCTATATGAACGCCGAGACGCGCGCCCATATCGCCGAGGCCGGCATCTCGGTGTGGCTGAAGGCTGATTTCGATGTGCTGTTCCGGCGCGTGCGCAAACGCCCCGGTCGCCCGCTGCTGCATACGCCCGATCCTGAGGGCACGCTGCGGCGTCTGATCGACGAGCGCTACCCGACCTACGCCGGGGCCGACATCACCGTGATCTCCCGCGACGCGCCCCATGAGGCCATCGTCGAGGAAATCGTCGAGGCGTTGCGGCAGTACCTCTCCCTTCCCAAACTGGACCTCCTGTCCCATCCGAAACTGGATCTCGACCGATGA
- the aroB gene encoding 3-dehydroquinate synthase yields MTPVTHAAAGRETVHVPLGDRAYDILIGRGVLAEAAPRIAALAPGGAAAIVTDESVGALYGQRLSEALATAGLRTTIITVPAGEASKSYPRLVEVCDALLAARIERGDLVIALGGGVIGDLAGFAASIVRRGLRFVQVPTSLLAQVDSSVGGKTGINSTHGKNLIGAFHQPSLVVADTGLLDSLSPREFRAGYAEVVKYGLIDDPGFFAWCESNAQAIFGPGPARDHAVATSCRAKAAVVVRDEREEGDRALLNLGHTFAHALERATGYDGSRLVHGEAVAVGLALAFRFSVERNLCPPEDAARVAVHLAGVGLPTRLQDVPGDIGTADSLLDAMAQDKKVKRGALTFILARGIGQSFIAHGVEADSVRAFLVNELTV; encoded by the coding sequence ATGACCCCCGTGACACACGCCGCAGCCGGCCGCGAGACCGTGCACGTTCCATTGGGCGATCGCGCCTATGACATCCTCATCGGCCGCGGCGTGCTGGCGGAAGCCGCGCCACGCATCGCGGCGCTGGCGCCGGGCGGGGCGGCGGCCATCGTCACGGACGAGAGCGTCGGCGCGCTCTATGGCCAGCGTCTCAGCGAGGCGCTCGCCACGGCGGGCCTCCGCACGACGATCATCACCGTGCCGGCGGGGGAGGCCAGCAAGAGCTACCCGCGCCTTGTCGAGGTCTGCGATGCGCTTCTGGCCGCCCGCATCGAGCGCGGCGATCTCGTCATCGCGCTCGGTGGCGGCGTCATCGGCGATCTCGCCGGCTTCGCGGCCTCCATCGTCCGCCGTGGCCTGCGCTTCGTCCAGGTGCCGACGAGCCTCCTGGCCCAGGTCGATTCCTCGGTCGGCGGCAAGACGGGCATCAATTCGACCCACGGCAAGAACCTGATCGGCGCCTTCCATCAGCCGAGCCTCGTGGTGGCCGATACCGGGCTGCTCGACAGCCTGAGCCCGCGCGAGTTCCGTGCCGGTTATGCCGAGGTGGTGAAATATGGCCTCATCGACGACCCCGGCTTCTTCGCCTGGTGCGAGAGCAATGCGCAGGCCATCTTCGGGCCGGGGCCGGCGCGCGACCATGCGGTAGCGACGAGCTGCCGTGCCAAGGCGGCCGTCGTCGTGCGCGACGAGCGGGAGGAGGGCGACCGCGCCCTGCTCAACCTCGGCCACACCTTCGCCCATGCGCTCGAACGGGCGACGGGCTACGACGGCAGCCGGCTGGTGCACGGCGAGGCCGTGGCGGTCGGGCTTGCGCTCGCCTTCCGCTTCTCGGTGGAGCGCAATCTGTGCCCGCCGGAGGACGCCGCGCGCGTCGCGGTGCATCTCGCCGGTGTCGGATTGCCGACCCGCCTGCAGGACGTGCCCGGCGACATCGGCACCGCCGACAGCCTGCTGGACGCCATGGCGCAGGACAAGAAGGTCAAGCGCGGCGCGCTCACCTTCATCCTGGCGCGCGGCATCGGCCAGAGCTTCATCGCCCACGGCGTCGAGGCCGACAGCGTGCGTGCTTTTCTTGTCAATGAATTAACGGTGTGA
- a CDS encoding hypothetical protein (Evidence 5 : Unknown function): MYFMSKLRGISIIQKYIRPYM, from the coding sequence ATGTATTTCATGTCAAAATTAAGGGGAATTAGTATTATTCAAAAATATATCCGCCCATACATGTAA
- a CDS encoding putative Serralysin (Evidence 3 : Putative function from multiple computational evidences): protein MNNSFIETLPSGDVNIDGILLGSKWKHGVISYSFPLKSPLSQSASHEYPKFMPIENHETQRFIRDVLREYEDVVSLEFVEKAECPEDSNINFGFAALKDGKGGIALPNAENGGRDVLLSSAFGPLFLDEIKLVPGEILYTTALHEVGHALGLMHGHGDGGSPFGMMTPDADNQCNSIMTYTGNGSPDRPQGPMLYDVAALQHLYGANFETRSTDTVYNFSPTTGEMLVNGEGQGVPHKNIVFRNIWDGGGKDTYDFSNFDEGVNVDLRPGKWSLFSRVQLAKLEDGNHAPGNISNALLPGGDERALIENAVGGKGDDKIFGNDAANELWGGGGDDKLQGLGGDDRLEGGKGNDLLYGNEGNDWLLGGEGDDQLFGGTGDDWLFGGTGDDTLNGGEGDDQLYGGEGDDELIGGGGNDRMTGGAGRDMFWLTSAKDHVVITDFAAASRHAEHDVINLASFDGRNADAQRLLNTAQQRGDDVLLSFDGGGTVTLLGCKVGDLTLDDFYHPALSS from the coding sequence ATGAATAATTCTTTTATCGAAACTCTGCCGTCGGGGGATGTCAATATTGATGGAATTCTTTTAGGGTCGAAGTGGAAGCATGGCGTTATTAGCTACTCATTTCCCCTGAAAAGTCCCCTTTCCCAGAGCGCTTCGCATGAATACCCAAAATTCATGCCTATAGAAAATCACGAAACACAACGCTTTATTCGAGATGTACTGCGCGAATATGAGGATGTCGTTTCTCTTGAATTTGTTGAGAAGGCTGAGTGCCCGGAGGATTCTAATATAAATTTCGGTTTCGCGGCTCTGAAGGATGGGAAAGGCGGGATTGCGCTACCCAACGCGGAGAACGGAGGACGTGATGTCTTGCTGTCGTCCGCTTTTGGGCCGCTATTTTTGGACGAGATAAAGCTTGTACCGGGCGAGATATTATACACAACTGCGCTTCACGAGGTCGGCCATGCGCTCGGCCTTATGCATGGTCATGGCGATGGTGGTTCTCCTTTCGGCATGATGACACCGGATGCGGACAACCAGTGCAATTCGATCATGACATACACGGGCAATGGCTCACCCGATCGCCCTCAGGGTCCTATGTTGTATGACGTAGCCGCTTTGCAACATCTCTACGGCGCGAATTTCGAGACCCGCAGCACAGATACGGTCTATAATTTCAGCCCGACGACCGGCGAAATGCTTGTCAACGGTGAGGGCCAGGGCGTCCCGCACAAGAACATCGTCTTCCGCAACATCTGGGATGGAGGCGGGAAGGATACGTACGATTTCTCCAATTTTGACGAGGGCGTCAACGTCGACCTCCGTCCCGGCAAATGGAGTCTCTTTTCGCGCGTGCAGCTTGCAAAGCTCGAAGACGGCAACCACGCTCCGGGCAACATTTCCAACGCGCTGCTGCCGGGTGGGGATGAGCGCGCGCTCATCGAGAACGCCGTGGGCGGCAAGGGCGATGACAAGATATTCGGCAATGACGCCGCCAATGAACTGTGGGGCGGGGGTGGCGACGACAAGCTCCAGGGCCTGGGGGGCGACGACAGGCTGGAGGGAGGCAAGGGCAATGATCTCCTCTATGGCAATGAGGGAAATGATTGGCTCCTTGGCGGGGAGGGAGATGACCAGCTCTTCGGTGGCACCGGTGATGACTGGCTTTTCGGCGGCACCGGCGATGATACCCTTAACGGTGGCGAGGGGGACGACCAGCTCTACGGCGGGGAGGGAGACGACGAACTCATCGGTGGCGGCGGCAATGACCGGATGACGGGTGGCGCCGGGCGCGACATGTTCTGGCTCACATCGGCCAAGGACCATGTGGTGATCACGGACTTTGCCGCCGCGAGCCGACATGCCGAGCACGACGTCATTAATCTAGCGAGCTTCGACGGTAGAAATGCGGATGCGCAACGCCTTCTCAATACCGCGCAGCAAAGAGGCGACGACGTCCTGCTGTCTTTCGATGGAGGTGGCACCGTAACCCTTTTGGGCTGCAAGGTCGGTGACCTCACTCTCGATGATTTCTACCATCCGGCCTTATCCAGCTGA
- a CDS encoding hypothetical protein (Evidence 5 : Unknown function) produces MIKSTISVFGHTYGSDFDTRPITSTSEVGAVTGEMNTGGTVSVDNGAQRLTLEKPFAEGTDGSDAFTLTSTGDVFVIDWFMPASRHLPDHDVIDLTELGGGYATAKHMLEGVRDQDDRDGALVPFEDGGGVILLGVRAHELGLQDFSFLPSS; encoded by the coding sequence ATGATTAAGTCAACAATCTCTGTATTTGGTCACACATATGGCTCAGATTTCGACACGCGTCCTATTACATCGACTTCCGAGGTTGGCGCGGTCACTGGAGAAATGAACACTGGTGGCACGGTATCAGTGGACAACGGGGCACAGAGGCTGACGCTTGAGAAGCCCTTCGCGGAGGGAACGGATGGCAGTGATGCCTTTACGCTCACTTCAACCGGCGATGTCTTTGTCATCGACTGGTTCATGCCGGCGAGCCGACATCTCCCCGACCATGACGTCATCGATCTGACGGAACTCGGGGGCGGGTATGCGACTGCTAAGCATATGCTTGAGGGGGTCAGGGACCAGGATGACCGGGACGGCGCCCTGGTGCCTTTCGAAGATGGCGGCGGCGTGATCCTTCTCGGCGTCAGAGCTCATGAACTCGGGCTACAGGACTTCAGCTTTCTTCCGTCATCCTGA
- the recR gene encoding DNA repair protein RecR, which translates to MASPIGPEIERLIQLLARLPGLGPRSARRAALTLIKKKEQLLVPLADATRVTAERVLVCTSCGNIDTVDPCTICCDARRDPTLLVVVEDVADLWALERAGVINARYHVLGGVISALDGIRPEDLNLDRLVARAAEPGLTEVILALNATVDGQTTAHYITDLLSSYPVKITRLAHGVPVGGELDYLDEGTLAAAIRQRTTF; encoded by the coding sequence ATGGCATCGCCCATCGGCCCCGAGATTGAACGGCTGATCCAGCTGCTGGCCCGCCTGCCCGGCCTTGGGCCGCGCTCGGCGCGACGGGCGGCGCTGACGCTGATCAAGAAAAAGGAGCAGTTGCTCGTGCCGCTCGCCGATGCGACGCGGGTCACGGCCGAGCGCGTGCTGGTCTGCACCTCCTGCGGCAATATCGACACCGTCGATCCCTGCACCATCTGCTGCGACGCCCGCCGCGACCCGACGCTTCTCGTCGTCGTGGAGGACGTCGCCGACCTGTGGGCGCTGGAGCGGGCGGGCGTTATCAACGCCCGCTACCACGTCCTCGGCGGCGTGATCTCGGCCCTCGACGGCATCCGCCCCGAGGACCTCAACCTCGACCGGCTCGTCGCCCGCGCGGCCGAGCCGGGCTTGACCGAAGTCATCCTGGCGCTGAACGCCACCGTGGACGGCCAGACGACGGCGCATTACATCACCGACCTGCTGTCATCCTATCCCGTGAAGATCACCCGCCTCGCCCACGGCGTGCCGGTGGGCGGCGAGCTCGACTATCTCGACGAAGGCACCCTCGCAGCGGCCATCCGCCAGCGCACGACGTTCTAA
- the ybaB gene encoding putative nucleoid-associated protein YbaB (Evidence 3 : Putative function from multiple computational evidences) encodes MRDLMGLMKQAQGLQQKFADMQAEFEALEVTGLAGGGAVTVVTTAKGQMKSIAIDESLVVPAEKEILEDLIVAAVNDAKAKAERLMQDKMGEMTKGLPLPPGMKLPF; translated from the coding sequence ATGCGTGACCTGATGGGGCTGATGAAACAGGCTCAGGGACTGCAACAGAAATTCGCTGACATGCAGGCCGAGTTCGAGGCGCTCGAGGTCACCGGCTTGGCCGGCGGCGGCGCGGTCACCGTCGTGACGACCGCCAAGGGCCAAATGAAGAGCATCGCCATCGACGAGAGCCTCGTCGTCCCGGCCGAAAAGGAAATCCTGGAAGATCTCATCGTCGCGGCCGTCAACGACGCCAAGGCCAAGGCCGAGCGGCTGATGCAGGACAAGATGGGCGAGATGACCAAGGGCCTTCCCCTGCCGCCCGGCATGAAGCTGCCGTTTTAG
- a CDS encoding DNA polymerase III subunits gamma and tau, which produces MTDQPSANDVPNASVEDEAGPALPGFDPSQPSAVPAPAYRVLARKYRPLSFDDLIGQEAMVRTLSNAFSTGRIPQAWMLTGVRGVGKTTTARILARALNYEPLDGAPSQPTIHMPALGRHCAAIMESRHVDVLEMDAASHTGVEDVRQIIDGIRYSPSSARYKVYIIDEVHMLSEKAFNAFLKTLEEPPPHAKFVFATTEIRKVPVTILSRCQRFDLRRIDAGALVAHLGRIAEAESVAADPEALALIARAAEGSARDSLSLLDQAIAHAGGAVTTDEVRTMLGLADRARVIDLFEAVMRGDLAAALAELTAQYDAGADPYVVLNDLAGFIHLVTRFKLVPDAGKDAALTEAERLRGADLASRLSLRILARSWQILIKGLPEVQQAARPIAAAEMLLVRLAYAADLPTPDEALRTLRDGAPSASGNGGGNASGSRPSGGGGGGHTGGPRLAIANTGSALLADASPRRDPAHEVARAAAEPQVRLARFEDVVALAGEQRDIVLKRSLEQDVHLVHFEDGHIEFALREGGSRTLAGDLGKRLQEWTGRRWMVALSSKPGAPTLHEMAQAREAERRSGAEGHPLVQAVLSRFPGAAIVDIRDIAATAEEPLPAIADSGDPAEDDGALASDDDLSYLDDM; this is translated from the coding sequence ATGACCGATCAGCCGAGCGCCAACGACGTGCCGAACGCCTCCGTCGAGGATGAAGCAGGTCCCGCGCTGCCCGGCTTCGATCCGTCACAGCCTTCTGCGGTTCCGGCCCCCGCCTATCGCGTTCTCGCGCGTAAATATCGTCCCTTGAGCTTCGATGATCTCATCGGCCAAGAGGCGATGGTGCGCACGTTATCCAACGCCTTCTCGACCGGCCGCATTCCGCAGGCCTGGATGCTGACGGGCGTGCGCGGCGTCGGCAAGACGACGACAGCGCGTATTCTGGCGCGCGCGCTGAACTATGAGCCGCTCGACGGCGCCCCCTCCCAGCCGACGATCCACATGCCGGCACTTGGGCGCCATTGCGCCGCGATCATGGAATCGCGCCATGTGGATGTGCTGGAGATGGACGCCGCCTCCCACACCGGCGTCGAGGACGTGCGCCAGATCATCGACGGCATCCGCTATTCCCCAAGTTCGGCGCGCTACAAGGTCTACATCATCGACGAGGTCCACATGCTCTCGGAGAAGGCGTTCAACGCCTTCCTGAAGACGCTGGAGGAACCGCCGCCGCACGCGAAATTCGTGTTCGCCACCACCGAGATCCGCAAGGTACCGGTGACGATCCTCTCGCGCTGCCAGCGCTTCGACCTGCGCCGCATCGACGCCGGCGCACTTGTCGCCCACCTGGGCCGCATCGCGGAAGCGGAGAGCGTTGCCGCAGATCCGGAGGCGCTGGCGCTCATCGCGCGCGCCGCCGAAGGTTCGGCGCGTGACAGCCTGTCGCTGCTCGACCAGGCGATCGCCCATGCCGGCGGCGCGGTGACCACGGACGAGGTGCGCACCATGCTCGGCCTCGCGGACCGGGCACGCGTGATCGATCTCTTCGAGGCGGTCATGCGCGGCGATCTCGCCGCGGCGCTCGCCGAATTGACCGCGCAATACGACGCGGGCGCGGATCCCTATGTCGTTCTCAATGACCTCGCCGGCTTCATTCACCTCGTCACGCGCTTCAAGCTGGTGCCCGATGCGGGCAAGGACGCGGCGCTCACCGAGGCCGAGCGCCTGCGGGGCGCCGACCTCGCCTCCCGGCTCTCCTTGCGCATTCTGGCGCGGAGCTGGCAGATCCTGATAAAAGGCCTCCCCGAGGTCCAGCAGGCCGCGCGCCCTATCGCAGCCGCCGAAATGCTCTTGGTGCGCCTCGCCTATGCCGCGGACCTCCCGACGCCGGACGAGGCGCTGCGCACCCTGCGCGATGGCGCCCCTTCCGCTAGCGGGAACGGCGGCGGCAACGCGAGCGGCTCGCGTCCGAGCGGCGGCGGTGGCGGCGGTCATACTGGCGGACCGCGTCTCGCCATCGCCAATACCGGCTCCGCCCTGTTGGCCGACGCAAGTCCGCGGCGGGATCCCGCCCATGAGGTCGCGCGGGCCGCGGCCGAACCGCAGGTTCGGCTGGCACGCTTCGAGGATGTGGTGGCGCTCGCCGGTGAACAGCGCGATATCGTGCTGAAACGCTCCTTGGAGCAAGACGTTCATCTCGTCCATTTCGAGGATGGGCATATCGAATTCGCCCTGCGCGAGGGCGGCAGCCGAACGCTCGCCGGCGATCTCGGCAAACGCCTGCAGGAATGGACCGGCCGACGCTGGATGGTCGCGCTCTCGTCGAAGCCCGGCGCGCCGACCCTGCACGAAATGGCGCAGGCCCGCGAGGCCGAGCGCCGTAGCGGCGCCGAGGGACATCCGCTTGTACAGGCCGTGCTGTCCCGTTTTCCGGGGGCGGCCATCGTCGATATCCGCGACATCGCGGCCACGGCCGAGGAGCCCCTGCCGGCGATTGCCGATTCGGGCGATCCTGCCGAGGATGACGGAGCGCTCGCATCCGACGACGACCTGTCCTATCTAGACGACATGTAA
- a CDS encoding hypothetical protein (Evidence 5 : Unknown function), whose translation MRHGTAFRPLFYLSLEVDRRAVSLMLSSRAARSAGYCTGIANYGPNGLHRPPLSTI comes from the coding sequence ATGCGTCATGGCACAGCCTTTCGGCCCCTCTTCTACCTGAGCCTGGAGGTGGACAGAAGAGCCGTTTCGCTCATGCTCTCAAGCCGCGCCGCGCGGAGCGCCGGGTATTGCACAGGGATCGCGAATTACGGACCGAACGGCTTGCATCGGCCTCCTCTTTCCACGATATAG